The Lepus europaeus isolate LE1 chromosome 1, mLepTim1.pri, whole genome shotgun sequence genome contains the following window.
GCTACGGATAGTACAGACTCCAAGGAACAGTGGCGTGGACACAATGAGAGCGTATTCTCTCTGCGGAAGTTTGGAGGTAGCCAGCTCAGGGCTGAGCCACCAGCTTGGTTTTTGCTAGATCTGGGGTTTTCACTCCAGGACACCATTGTCCCATCACATCTTCATGAGCCCAGCTAGCAGCGAAAGTGCAAGCCATCACATCTATATCCCAAGCAGCTGGGTAGcagacaaaggaaggaaaaaaagtctgGTTGATTTCAGATTTCTTAGCAGCAAGACTACGTTTAAGaaagagctgtggcacagcgggtaaagctgccgcctgcagtgccgggcaccatttctagtcctggttgttccacttccgattcagctctctgctgtggtctgggaaagcaatggaagatggctcaagtccttgggtccctgcacccatgtggggtacccagaagaagctcctggctcctggctttggatcagtgcagctccagctgttgcagccaactgtggagtgaaccagcagatgaaagacctctctctctttctctctctctctctaactctgactttcaaataaataaataaacctttaaaaaaaagagttgagtaACAGTTTTAAAGGCTCAGTGGAAAATAGCTTGGAACACAGGTTTGGATCTCTAGATAAACTATCAAATGTGTAAAGAACCAGAAGTTTCATTTGAAACCACCCTTGGAGGAATCACTCGACCCTCAGAGAGAAGCCAACCCTGCGGTGCCAGGAGGAGGGATTAAATCACTGTGTCAATCAGTGGTGTGGTGCCGGCCAGCCAGGCACAGCCCCTGGTCCCCTCCACGCCACTGACCTGGCACCTGGTGAGGGTAGGGAGGAAGAAGCATGGGGCCTCTCCCGGGTCTCACCTCTGTTTCTCAGAGACCTTACCCCCCTCTGTGTCCTCTggagcccctggggctgggggggtcACAGCAAGGGGCTGGCCCCTCAAGAACACTGCCGTCTTGTTGGCCCTGGGTGATTGTTTGCACAACACCCGTGGCCATCTGAAGCTGTTACTCCTGTGTCTGTCCGTGCCTTCTCTCTCTCgccagctccctgcctgctcACAGCTCTCTCCGCACACAGGGCCCAGCATGTGCCCCAAATGCTCTGTAGATAGCAGGTGAGAGATTGCAGCTCTGAGCCCCGATCAAGCCCAGGGCtcacacaggatgcaggcattgtggGCCATGGCTGAACCCATTGTGCCAGCACGCCAGCCCCTAAGCACCGTGTCCTGACGTGTTCTTGACCCTTTGGTCAACTGCTGAGCAACACAGATGGGGAAGCACCCTGACCGCACTGTCCAAAGCCACAGCCACGAGCCACGTGCCGCCATtgattgaaattaaataaatttcaaaactcaGCTCCTCCCTGGCGGGAGCCAGATTTCCAGCGCTCAGCAGTGGCTATGTGGGGCTCATGGCTACCGCAGTGGTCGTGGGAAACACAACCATCCCCACAGCCGCTCTGGGGGACAAAGCTGACCCTTAGAACGAAAGGAAACGCATTCCTGTTTCTGACCCGGCCTGCTGACATCCATGTTTGCTCTGCCTAGCCCAGGGGCGGGGGGCAGATCAGAGCCCCCTCCCATGTCCTCCTCTGCCCCACAGGGAGCAATATGTCTGCCTCATGTCCTACCCCTTTCTCTGTGCCTTCTCTGGCCACACCAGAGCAGCACAGCCAGGGCAGGCCGGGGCCGCACACTACCCAGAACTCGCGAGAAATGTTCCCGGTCTCAAGGCGGTGCTACCTCGTGCATCCACCAGCTTGCCTTACCGTGGAGGGCCCGAGCGAGGCAGCCTCCCTTTCTAAGGAAAAGGGGTTGATTTTGGCTCAAGTCCTGGAGGTTCAAAGTCCCTGGTGGCGACCTTTCTGCAGGCAGAGCAGGCCCAGAGACGGGCGCCGCGTGTGCACAGCCTGCGGGGTCTGCCGCGGGGGCTCCACGCTGCAGCCTCACCCAATCTAAGCGTGTCTCTGAGCTCTGTGGTCGGAATGGGTTCCACTGTCTTGGCACCACTGACATAAGCCTGGGGGCGAAATCTCCTCCTGCGccagtgtgcacctgctcccgGAATGCTGCTGTCCGCCTGGGGGCGAAATCCCCTCCCCGGCcagtgtgcacctgctctggggaCACAGCTGTCCGCCGCCGCCCGGCAGGTGCAAGTGTCTGCAAGGCTGGCTGGACccggggaggaaggcaggaggccCCGGGGACTGCGGAAGGAGCCACCCGTATTGGGCTGGGGACAcagtcccctccctcccaccccgcccccgccccgcggccccgccggGGGTCCGAACGCCCGGGCCCCGGGGGGCGTGTCCTGCTGACCCAGGCGCCGGGAGgcgggcaggggagcagggcggcggcggcggcggcggcggcggcgggcgagCATGGAGCGCGAGCTGGAGGCGCTGGCGGCGGCGCCTGCGCTCCCGGCCGAGCCGCCCTTCCAGGCGCTGGTGGAGGCGGCGGGCGGCCGCGGGCAGGTGCTGCTGGTGGGCGAGCTGTGGGAGCGCGAGCCGAGCCGCGCGCTGCTGCGGGACTTCGCCCGCGCCGTGTTCCCGCCCGAGCCGGCCACGGCCAAGCCGGGCGGCACCGCCGCGGCGGCCGAGGGCGCGGAGCCCCGGGCGGCGCGCGCCATCCGCTCGCCGCTCGTCTTCGTGCTGTGCCGCGCGTCCTCGCTGGCTGCCcgggagccgcggcgccgcctGCGGGAGATGCTGCGCGACGTGCGCGGCCGGCGGCGGGCCGGCGCGGcgctggtcggggtgctggtggCCGAGACCGGACCCGAggacgcggcggcggcggtggcgccGGGGCTGCGGCTGCTGGAGGCGCTCCTGCGCACCGTCTTCGGCCGCCAGGCGGGAGGCCCGGTGCAGGCGGCCGCCTACTGCCCCGGCCGCCCGGCCTCCAGCCTGGCGGTGCAAGCGGCCGCCTGCAGGGCCCTGCAAGCCGCGGGGCCTGGGCGACCAGGTGAGGCTACGCGGGGCGGCGGGCGGAGGCTGGGGGAAGCCCCCAGCTTGGACTCCTTTAGGCCAGGCCCCCTCTCGCTGCACACCTAGGTAAACTGAGGCTCGGAGCGGGGAGGTGCCCAGCGCCGGGCTTCCCAGCTAGCAGGCAGCGAGCCCTGGGCAAGGGGTCGAGTCtgtcctgggagtgcagggcCTGGGACAGCCGAGGGGACCTGCAGGTGGCGGGGAGGTGGCTGGAGAGGAGCGCCAGAGCgagcaggtggaggaggagatGCGAGAGCCTGGGGCGGCGAAGTCATTTGCGCGGTGGCGGTGTCAGGAGCTCCCAGGGCGCAGCGCAGCTCGGGGCGCGGGGGACCGAGGAGGGCGTCTCCAGCGCGGCGCGGCCCAGGGTGCGAGCCTGCGGGGTCGTAGGGAGGAGGCGAGGAGCGGTGCCAGGGACCCGGGGCTTTGCAGGGGGCTGAGAGCGCAGAGTTCTCCAGCGCCTCCTGGCGGCGCACCCTGGCGGTGCAGCCACCTGGGTGTAACGCCAGGCCTCCCGCAGGTGCGCCCAGCGCGCTCCACGGGCTCCTCGCGTGTAGGGAAGCCAATGAGGGTCCTTTCCTGCTACCTGCGGCAGAAAGATCAGATTCTCTCCGTTCTGCAGATCGCGGCACTCCCCAGCTCGCAGCCCCGCACCCCGCACCCCGCTGGCGCAGCCCTCCAAGCCCCCCAGCCTCTAGTTCTTCAAACGCGAACTCAGAGGGAGCCGGCTGTGCCCCCTGCACCTCCACCACGGCCTTGGCTTCCCACGGGGAGATGCCAGACCTGGGGGTGAGGGGCTCTCCCTGCAAGAAGACCTGGTACCTGTGACGGTACACATGTCACAAAcccagctgccagccctgccTTCTGGCAGAGGTctttgccccacccccaccccagctgtgggATCTGCCCTAATGGGGACCCGGGAGGGGCGCGAATGTCCCAGGTGGACGGCTGCGATTGCCTCCCAGGGAGAAAGAAGGGAATAGAGGCAAATTCTCTGCACCCTGTAGAGGAGGTGCCTGCAAACTCCTGCCGGGCTCCGGGCTCTTCcctttctgtgtccagctccccCAACCACGCTTACTTTTGCAcctgtggctgctgcctgggcCTGAGAAGCCTCTTgtgccctcctcttcctctgcacCTGGCTCACCCCCGGCCACtggcctgcctcctccaggaagccttccccttcctccccactcccatGTGGAAATTAACCAGGAAACCCCAGGACCCTTGCACCTCCTGCTCTGTAAGCCCTGTCCTGTGTAAGCCAAACCTCTGCCCTAGCGGCATTCCCACTGCCCGACACCCTGCCTGGGTGCAGGACGGGTGGATGAGGCCCCGCCTCCTCTTAAATGCACCGGAACGCTGGTGAAAATGGAATGCTTTGCAAAGAGTTAAAGGGACTCGTTTTCTGCTGTGGTAAACGCTTTCCCAGTGTTAGGAAAACACTCAGGGCAGGATGAACCCCTCCACGAGTGAGGGAAGGTCACACGTATCCTAGAACTCACCGCCCACCGAGTTCTGTGCCGTGGCGGCGCTGTTAGCCTTAAGTCCGTGGACTCACGTGGCTACGATGTTCCCAGCCGCTGTGTCTGCCTGTCAGCATTTGCTGATCCCATTCCTCGCCGCCGGAGCccagtttttattttcctaagttGCTTGTCTTTTGGCTGTGCCCTTGGTTTATTTGCCTAATCCAGCTGCCTTTGGGTTGGAAAACTAAAGATCTGGCTCCGTTAGAACTGAGAGCAAATTAAGAGTAAAACAACTTGGAATAACGATTAGGAACAAGGGCTTTTTTGGCTGCCAggagtagtttatttttttcttaagtttataggattttaatatatatatatatttatttttattctatttgaaaggcaaattgacagagacagacagagaaggatcttccgtttgctggttcattccccaaatgcccgcaatggccagggctgcgccaggccaaagctgggagcccagaatccgatcttggtctcctatgtggaaggcagagactccaatacttgagccattgtctgcttcctcccagggtgagcactaACAAGAGGCTGGGCTGGAAGCGCCATAGCTGgggctgaaacccaggcacttcaccATAGCACGCAGGCCGCTCCTGCTCCACATAGCCCtccttttttcattaaaaaaaaaaaaagttatctacttatttgatagacagatttttttaaacacacagttcctggggctggtgctgtggtgtagtgggttaaagctgcggcctgcagtgctggcatcccatagaggcaccagttctcatcctggctgctccacttctgatccattgcctgggaaaacagcagaagatggaccaagtgcttgggcccctgcacccatgtgggagacccagaggaagctcctggctcctggctttgccctggccgttgtggccatctggggagtgaaccagtggatagaagacctctctctctagaactctgcctttcaaatactcaaataagtccttaaaaaaaatgcagctcCTGTTGGCTTGGTTCTAGGTCGTCGTGGCTCTCAGACTAGCTCTAGATGACTGAAATGATATTCTGGTCTTCATAAGGAAACTAGAGTCAACGTTACTCCAAATTGTTATTTTGTAAAATCTACTCCTGTTAAGAGATAGTTCGGACTAAAAATCAGGGAGCGAGCTCTGCCTATGAGTGTGTTCTTTGGCGCCAGGTGCTTGTACTTAATCTC
Protein-coding sequences here:
- the C1H2orf72 gene encoding uncharacterized protein C2orf72 homolog, with the protein product MERELEALAAAPALPAEPPFQALVEAAGGRGQVLLVGELWEREPSRALLRDFARAVFPPEPATAKPGGTAAAAEGAEPRAARAIRSPLVFVLCRASSLAAREPRRRLREMLRDVRGRRRAGAALVGVLVAETGPEDAAAAVAPGLRLLEALLRTVFGRQAGGPVQAAAYCPGRPASSLAVQAAACRALQAAGPGRPEGAGERPGLPRLLACFSWGPWSQRKDRDASSSRGPAQDHIQDPEEQLALTAVFPNGACEDLTSGLKACDGVVHTRAEPTRDSR